A single window of Carassius auratus strain Wakin unplaced genomic scaffold, ASM336829v1 scaf_tig00023947, whole genome shotgun sequence DNA harbors:
- the LOC113078020 gene encoding adhesion G protein-coupled receptor E3-like — translation MVFNASEKILDSSSSANPPELASFGNRLLKASEKLISTLVYPTVTNDSVSFTLPAAEGQVFMVGPRVYLDKIPRLDTTYSSVNIDLIGIARKNNEGSAAVAFMSYNTMENLLKPDFFDTSNDTVKTMMSTVISVTLPKTTNTKLTKPVNFIFRHIREFDHSGSLSCVYWNISEWIVDGCSVLKTNSSHTVCSCDHLSIFALIMQTSHPHYDMFFQSNLQQLLMIFVYVTVGVVFILALLTLIIFIAVYSHV, via the exons ATGGTCTTCAATGCATCAGAGAAGATTTTGGACTCATCATCATCAGCTAATCCACCTGAACTAGCCTCCTTTGGAAACCGTCTGTTAAAAGCCAGTGAGAAACTCATCTCTACATTAGTGTACCCAACAGTAACTAATGACAGTGTCAGTTTTACTCTTCCGGCTGCAG AGGGTCAAGTCTTCATGGTTGGACCACGGGTCTACTTAGATAAAATACCTCGACTTGACACAACATATTCCTCTGTGAATATAGATCTCATTGGAATTGCAAGAAAGAACAATGAAG GATCAGCTGCTGTGGCTTTCATGAGCTACAACACGATGGAGAATCTACTTAAGCCAGACTTTTTCGACACATCAAATGACACAGTTAAAACCATGATGTCCACTGTGATCTCAGTTACTCTTCCCAAAACCACCAACACTAAACTCACCAAACCAGTCAACTTCATCTTTAGACACATCAGA gaGTTTGATCACAGTGGTTCTCTGTCCTGTGTGTACTGGAACATCAGCGAGTGGATTGTAGATGGTTGTTCTGTTTTAAAGACCAACAGCAGCCACACTGTGTGTTCCTGTGATCATCTGTCAATATTCGCTCTCATCATGCAAACCAGCCATCCACACTATGACATGTTTTTTCAGAGCAACTTACAGCAACTTCTGATGATTTTTGTGTATGTGACCGTGGGGGTGGTCTTCATTTTGGCCCTGCTGACCCTTATCATTTTCATAGCAGTTTATTCCCATGTGTGA